From the genome of Mastacembelus armatus chromosome 5, fMasArm1.2, whole genome shotgun sequence:
ATGCCAAAACCACCCGGCACAGAGTCAGTATCTTCCCCCAAGCTGTCACTCTCATGAACTCTGATCGGCAGAAATAACCACTGTACAATAATCACTATGCATATTTGCACACCTGTACCTTTATAGTAGAGGTCGACTGATCGATCGGCCGAGCCGATTAATTAGCcggtttttttttacacattttaatttatcgGCATCAGCCCATTTCACTGTACATTTGGCcaatttataggcaggcacatctgcgaccagctaaGCGTTGTCGTGGAACACATGAGGACCCCTCCTGCGACAAGCAGGCTGTTACCACTGGTGTTCAGTGAGCTGATGTTCCCATCTGCTGAAAAGCGTCCAAAAACAGTAATAAAGAacttatctttcatttttaatttagccttatacatttcattgctTGCTACAGTTATTCCTCTTGCTCATACTGGCACTTATTGTAGATAGTCTAACTTAGACAAATAATTTTCCAAAGTCTTTTTATTACTAAACTCTACCACACCATAAATCACAACTCAGCATCAAACACTCTGCAAAAAGCCTCAAAATATTCATCAAGGCAACAGCTTCAGAGTGTAACTGTGTGAACACATCCATCCACTGAAACTAAAGTCAGTTACATGTTTAGAAGACAAATATTCAGTTGAGTACTTGGTGAAGGCGCCGGAAGCTGAGTGGGGGATGGAGAAAAGAATAAATGGGTGAGGGTCTGCAGACTgacttctggcactctgctgtgtacttgtactttgttgttgcaacaatgcaatttccccattgtgggacaaataaaggtttcttatcTTAAGAAATGCCTTGATTCCTGACTGGACTTGTTTGCTACATATCAGAACATGAGAATTTATTGCAGCCATGCAGTTTCACAGAGTAATTGCATAGTCACTATGCATTGTGCATCAGATATTGTTTAAAGAATAAGGCTACGGCCAAATTGCAATGTGTATGTCAGCAGCAGtgatatgcatgtttttgggATATTTAAATTGTTTGGAGTTTTTGCCTTTGGCATATCAAAAATATCagtataaaaaatgaaataatgttgAGATACAGTAATCATGTTGAGAGTACTTCAGAGTaaggctgtgcaaaaacaacaaaaaaaacaacaacatttagatatacactactcacaaaaagttagggatatttgactttcaggtgaaatttatggaaaatgttaaaagttcatactacagtgatattatatcatgaaagtagggcatttaagtagaagtatgcaatggtaatttcttcatctcaaacaatttattgaaacaaaagctaataacagtggtgggtataccacaacaaaaaatttcaatgtctcaataacttgtcaattgttaggtgtcgtcttggtctcatgatgtcaaatgtgaacagcatgatgaagaggactgtttaaatacgaactgtcattgaaccagaacatttagtggtcgatggtcatggatcagacacttgttgtgatttttgtggttaatcaccttgttagagaacaccatgttatgcaataagtactgaaacattgaacagttggacatgtgcattcaaaagtttagacaaggtcaaattaagttcagctgtaaaggttatagtgcattttaggtgcattctgaaattctgaaaaagtcaaatatccctaactttttgtgagtagtgtatatcGATATATCACCTCCGGCCATAAGGGCTTGCTGTAGCTCCACAGAACCCATGGAGCCAAGGAAAATGCCACTTACAAGCTAACATCTACCTCAGTTCATGCACAAAAGATTACAGATTCTggggtgtattttttttaatctcccaACATTCCAAGATCTGCACCCTTATGGTGTTGAAAACCCATGCTTCAGGCTAATTATGGACATGATAGAAGCACGTTATGGTATCCCAACTCACAGATACACAATGAACATAGTAGTATGTGCATTTTATGTTAACATAGTGGAAAATATCATGGGTCATTATATTGGGATAAAGACATAAATACCTGTAAAACAATCTGGTCGAAGGTCATGCAGCACACATAACCTGATCCATTCTGGCCTGCAGCTCAAAAGCATCTGGCCGATCCTGAGGGTTGACAGCCAGCATGTCCCGAAGTAGCTTCCTGACTCCATCAGACATGCATGACCTATGTTTCTGTGGTATGTTCAGTACCATCTTTGGGTTCTCTAGCAGTGCCTCACCAACTGGCACAATGTCTGCTCCTTGCCTCACATAAGATCCCAGCAGCTCTCGCTTAGACTCAGCATCAATGAATGTAATTCTCTCCAACATAGCCCAGATGATAATGCCTAGAGCAAATATATCAGCCTTGGCTGTATAGTGGCCCTCCCACACCTCAGGAGCCATATAAAAGTCTGAGCCACATGCTGAAGACAACCAATACTTGTTGAcgttgacatttttgtttttgtcttcgcCTTCTTTGCCATCACTGGCAATTGCTAAACCAGCACAAACTTTACTCAGACCAAAGTCTGCAACCTTGAGGACCGGAGCTCCCGACCTCTCAGAGATGAGGATATTGTCAGGTTTGAGGTCTCTGTGgacaatgttgtttttgtgcaggaAAGCAACAGCACTGGTCAGCTGAAGCATAAAGCTGTTGTTGGTTCGCTGGTCAGGCTGCCGAGACAGGATGAACTGGTTGAGGTCTCCACCTTCACAAAACTCCATGACAAACCAGAGGTAACAAGGCTCGTCTGGAGGACTGAGCACTCTCTCGCCTGcaatggacacacacagtgacataatGCTCCAAGTAACATGACAAGTAAATAAAgatatattttgaaaaaacctaacatattttattgatgattttCACAGGTCCCTGAGACTATATTGGGCCACCAGCTACCGATATGTGAATAAGCATTACAATATTATACCACGCTGAAATGACTCCATTGCCATGTGCCAAATAAGAGGtacagaaaaaatgtattaatcagccactgaaagtgaaaaaaatgttagGAAAAGTATTGATTAGGGATAGACAATCCGCTTGCATTGATAGACCCACTCCATATGGGGTAATATGAAGGAACCACAGATCCTTCACATTAGATTGGAGTGACAGTTAAGGGATATGTTCACTCTCTTTCGCAACAGTACCATGATGTAATTAAACCTGCACTAGCTAAGCACAAGGGAACCAGCACGGCACACAAAGGCAGACTTCACTGAAAAACCAAACTATTTCAAGTGTGGTAGAATTGGCAAAACTGCAGTGACTGTCAATGGAATGTGGAAAACACCTTTGTACAGAGAGCAAACGCAGCGCACTCCATTTTAGTGCGTCTCAACCTTAGGAGCTCCCTTTACAAAACAGGCCCATCCCCCAGTGACTCTGTATCATGGCGACAACCACTCTACTtttatgaaatgtaataaaacaaaggtAGCCCTACAAATTGAAAATCAGAGACGAGAGATAACGTTACAGTCTTCTATGGCTGCTGACAGCTAGCCACAATTTACATAGCTTAACACAGCAAATGACGCGACAAAAAGCACAAGATTAAAAATCTTCCTCTGGGTTAACTAAATCAAAAGTGTTATGTAACTATTAAAGACACTCACTAAAACTACTCATTGAGAAGCCATAATGATCGATTATTTGAGCATAACGTTTTACTATATATCCTAATTTAAAGGAAACTAGCACCTAAATTCCTGGAGCTACCTTATAACTTACTGGATAAGGAAGTCAAAACTAAACTACATTACAAAATCTTTTCAATTCCACATTGTGTCTGACAGGTATGGTGACTACAAAAACTCATTCCCCCACCAAATCAGTTAAAATAGGAGGTTGCTTTTTAATTAATCCAAACCGGAAGACAGCACTCATTTCACTGTAGTTAGTTAACGTTAGTTCTGTCTGGTAGAGTGACTCAGCTCAAGCAGATAACGTTACGTTAACGTTAAAAAGCTAAGTAAGACTTACCTTTTTAACGTTAACGTTAAAAAGCTAAGTAAGACTTACCTTTTAACGAGGTCTCCACCAGACGCAGGTACTGTTTGGACCGTTTGTTTCCATGACTCATCTTCTGTGCCATGCCATTCCTCTGCAGCACACATTCCTCCAATGTGACGACATTTTGATGCCGCTTCTCCAGGCTTGCAAGGGCCCAAAACTCCTGCAAGGCGAGTTCCACGTTTTCCGGAGCGTCGCATCGCAGTTTCTTCACGGCAACTTTAGCACCGGACCTCCGAGCCACCGCTTCGTACACCACACCGTATGTGCCTCTTCCCACCTCTCGCAGCAGGCTGTAGCGGGGCGCCATGACCCTTCGCTCCAGATTGTCCTGCTTGAAGAGGCCGGTGTCACCCTCCATGTCATGGTCTTCTTCCGTGTTTCCCACGCTGAGACACCGCAGCACGCTGAACTCGTTAGTTCGTGCTCCGGTGTGATATCCGCAGCAGGCTCGCACACTCCTCGCGCGTCTCCGCCAGTTGTCACCAATAATTATATCCCTACGTCCGCTTACATCCATCACAAATCAAACGGTAAACAAAAAACAGTCGTGTTCTCAAAAATGGCCCCGTCCATCACTCTCACTCTATTTCAATAGTGAAAACTGTAAAGGAACTTGAGGAGCAACGTAACTTAGTCGGAAAAGGGAGGGATGAATGGAAAGAAAGATGAGTAAAGCTCGCCACCCACATAAGCGCGTTTCTGGTCAATGCTTTCAAATTAAAGCCAGCAATGTGTGCGCTCAATGTGTTAAACAGgtgtatgaaatgaaataaaattaaacacagtttgtttcgattgtctgtgttttttatgaTCACAATTGTCAATTAAACGAGGGGCACTCCGTCAACGTCAACTTCATTAACAAAAGTTATTCAATATGATGCTGCTGAAGTTTGAATGACACCGGTAGCTAGCCTGAACATAACACGGCAGTCGTTTTTCTGCCTTGTAATCATCACCAATTTCATTAACTGTATTATTGTTGTCATTTCTCGATGCACAACACTGAAACGTCCGGTTTACTTCACAATACAACCATGTTTGACTCCTCTCAAGGTGACTGTTGTCGGGatctctttcgggtggaaggcaggggtacactctggacaggtcaccagtccatcacatatagacacacaaccacacacactcacatgggCAATTTGTTtttgggaggaaaccggagtacccagagtaaacacACGCAAGCacggagagaacatgcaaactccatacagaaaggccgggttgcgaacaCACGACCTTCTTGCAGTGCGATgccactcatccaccatgctgccacaAAGAGTCTATTTTGTGTAAGTGTacttaattaaatgttttgctaCTTCATTGTCGTTGTAGTTGTTAGTTTTTCCCTTTTTGCACCCCTGCAAGTGCAAGTGTTAGGGCGTCTGCACGCGGAGGTGAGCTGCAAACAAGTTCATTGGAGAATAGCAAAACTAACTAAtttagtttaaattaaaaatattttaattatatttaatgattatttattaaataactGTTCATTTCTTAGGCTTATCTGCATGGAGTGTTTAACCTTTGGAATTGATTTCTCATCTGTTTCAGAATAGAAACCATTGCTTTTGCTTCACTGTGCATTGTATATATAAACTACCTGGctgaaacaacaataaaacccATTTGATATGACTTGAATCCATTACTATGGCAAAGCACTGAAATGTTACTACTGCAGAAGTAACAGGAGGAAAAACTTTCATTACTTTGGGATTGTGATCTCAGTGCTggaaatacacaaatattaatTTCGCATACTTAAAATTGGAAACCAATTTAAATGAATGATATTTTaccataaaaacatatttttactaTTCAGAAAGTCAAAAAAGAAAGCCACAATCAAATTCACATTAATGGCGTATTTGGTGGGTTAATATTGTACATAAGTCAGCTTCAATCCCATCCCTACACAAacttgaaacaaaacaaacaaacaaaaaaaaactcattcaaCAGGTCCAAGACAAACGTAAAACCACCGATAAATAGTTTTTTATGTTCTTTCTACATTTGTACACAAATTTGCTTAAATTAGCTAATGTAGAAAAGtagtaatgtaaaaaaatatataattgcTAAAAATAATTGCTGTGGGGAGCAACCCGTTGGGGAGCAACCCGGTGGGGAGCAACTGGGGCATGCAACTCCCCCACTGCTCCGGGTttgtgttcacggtgtgtgtgtgttcactgccgtgtgtgtgcattttgggatgggttaaatgcacAAATaccgagtatgggtcaccatacttggctacacaagtcacaCTAAGAGGATAAAATGTATCAACAACATATTAAGAAAATCCAAATATAAAAAACTACAGAACTCTGTCCTgccataaaaataaattctgacTCATTTATCAGTAAATAGGCACAATGCCTCACATGAGGTCATTTCATACAGTGGTATTCTCTACTTGTCAACCAAACATAATGAATTAAGAGATCCAAACAACACAAATTAAACTCTGTTATCTGTGCACAGTTAAGATTAGcactgtaataaaatgtttatcatAACTTAGAACCTCTCATCAATactaaaccaaaaaacaacctgcaagtttatatttttaaagggcaaatctaaaataaaacactagaTACAGTTCATGTACAACTTGAGGAATTTGTTATTTACAAATTTAGACCTGTTAAAGTTGTACATGAGTCATAGTACAACCATGtcaataaaatatcaaaacctATAATATgctataaaactgaaaaaagataGAGAAATGTTATTCAATGCATGTAAACAATGCATTGCAATGCAATGTATTTCTTTTAAGTTATGCTGTTGTGGAGGGGCtctgatctgctgcttttaGAAATAAGTCTCCAAAAAACATAGTGGGGATTCTTTATGTGACACAATGCACTCTAATCTTATCTGCATCTGTGACAGCATTGTGAAGATGGTAGTGCTTCAGGAGCTTTCTCCAAGCTGTGCTGCATTTGAGCAACTCTTGGTTCCCTTTAAGAAGACAGAAAGATTAAAGTTAAGATATATACAGCAGGAAGTTTGAGCATCAAGCATAGactaaaaaaaagagagaggctGCAGATTCTCACCAATAATGCACAGTCCCTCCTTGGCCCTGGTGATGCCCACATTTATCTGGTTGGGGTCACCGACAAAGCCCAGATGTTTGGACAGCCAAGCTCTGTCTGCGTCTCTCTTAATCTCTTCACTTGGTAAAGAACACACCGTAGATATGATGACATAACGCCATTCACTTCCTATTAGACAAAATATTGTATGTCACATGATGATAGTCTTTCCTAATAGTCTTCTGATATACATTGAAATACCAGACTGAGTCATGCAACTGGCAATTAGTGAAATATTCTTATTATTCCATTACATGAATTTTCATTTACTACTCTAAAGATTATGATTTCAAATTCAAGAGATGTgctaataaaatacaatacactACTGATTTAAAGTATCCAGCAGGGCATGAAGTCATATTTGCAGACAAGCTACAGTATAAAAATGCTGCTTATGGCTTAACACATATAATACTCTGAAAGGATCAGTTCTGTATTGGGGTGTTGCTACTTTAATTCCAGGAGGGGATCTATTGCCACCTTGGCTTTTAGTAATGGTGGTAACAGTgatttcatccattttcttcttcttcagctcaTCTCTTATTTCTGTTACTTGGGCATTATAAGGTGACAGAATCACAATACTTTGTTGTTCGATTTTGGCCATCTTCACCAGATTCTCTGCAATGCTAAtctgtaaaagaaacaaacccAAACCAGGAAATACTATCAGGCTAATGACCatataataacatttaattttatattttatttttacttttaagatCAACAAGGAACCTCAAGGATACCCAATACGCTAccactttgtttctttcttccttgTTGGCTTTAGAGTTCTCATTGCCCTTGGGTGTGTTGACAATCAGACTGATGGTCTTTCCTTTGACATTCCCAAAAACAATTGGCAATGTCCTATTGTCAACACGCAGGACACTGCTTGGCTGCTCCACATAAGTTTTCAGCTTTCCTTCATAATATTCATTTGAAGGGAACTCACATATGTCTTTGTGCTATGAAGGTACATAAAAAATAGTTGTTGATTACAATTTaacatgcaaaa
Proteins encoded in this window:
- the LOC113129873 gene encoding serine/threonine-protein kinase 35-like, which gives rise to MDVSGRRDIIIGDNWRRRARSVRACCGYHTGARTNEFSVLRCLSVGNTEEDHDMEGDTGLFKQDNLERRVMAPRYSLLREVGRGTYGVVYEAVARRSGAKVAVKKLRCDAPENVELALQEFWALASLEKRHQNVVTLEECVLQRNGMAQKMSHGNKRSKQYLRLVETSLKGERVLSPPDEPCYLWFVMEFCEGGDLNQFILSRQPDQRTNNSFMLQLTSAVAFLHKNNIVHRDLKPDNILISERSGAPVLKVADFGLSKVCAGLAIASDGKEGEDKNKNVNVNKYWLSSACGSDFYMAPEVWEGHYTAKADIFALGIIIWAMLERITFIDAESKRELLGSYVRQGADIVPVGEALLENPKMVLNIPQKHRSCMSDGVRKLLRDMLAVNPQDRPDAFELQARMDQVMCAA